One genomic segment of Amycolatopsis sp. Hca4 includes these proteins:
- a CDS encoding RICIN domain-containing protein: MKLGSRIFVVIAAAWAMGTGVTAPAMAETNQTLEIKNVAMGKCLGVGAPTYAWVTVETCTGAQTQQWERIPVDGEKVILRNLGDRTCVKGIDNVVRYECDDEDAEQYWVLAGEKLTHAKTGRVADTVLYDNFGVFLQNAGRSDYQRWQFRVTGSAPVPPPDTSGRVVRIESVSEHKCVAAVGTAAKQADCAAAAEQKFQRVELGGGVVQLRNLTTGTCLRTGSSGSPRVDLVSTCASDDPAQQWQVEPDLIGTFRVRNVAGGTYLTPSGGGNISTYERTSPANWQKWQLAIA, from the coding sequence GTGAAACTCGGATCGCGCATCTTCGTCGTCATCGCGGCAGCATGGGCAATGGGAACGGGAGTCACGGCTCCGGCGATGGCGGAAACCAATCAGACGCTCGAAATCAAGAACGTCGCCATGGGCAAATGCCTCGGCGTCGGGGCGCCGACCTATGCCTGGGTGACGGTGGAGACCTGCACCGGCGCCCAAACCCAGCAGTGGGAGCGCATCCCCGTGGACGGCGAGAAAGTGATTCTCCGCAACCTCGGCGACCGAACCTGCGTGAAAGGAATCGACAACGTCGTCCGCTACGAATGCGACGACGAGGACGCGGAGCAGTACTGGGTGCTCGCCGGCGAGAAGCTGACGCACGCCAAGACGGGCCGGGTGGCCGACACCGTCCTGTACGACAACTTCGGCGTCTTCCTGCAGAACGCCGGCCGCAGCGACTACCAGCGGTGGCAGTTCCGGGTCACCGGGAGTGCGCCGGTCCCGCCGCCGGACACCAGCGGCCGGGTGGTCCGGATCGAGAGCGTGTCGGAACACAAGTGCGTCGCGGCCGTCGGCACCGCCGCGAAGCAGGCCGACTGCGCCGCCGCGGCGGAACAGAAGTTCCAGCGGGTCGAGCTCGGCGGGGGCGTGGTCCAGCTGCGCAACCTCACCACCGGCACCTGCTTGCGCACCGGGTCGTCCGGATCGCCGCGCGTCGATCTGGTGAGCACCTGCGCCTCGGACGACCCGGCGCAGCAGTGGCAGGTCGAGCCCGACCTGATCGGCACGTTCCGGGTGCGCAACGTCGCCGGCGGGACCTACCTCACGCCGAGCGGCGGCGGCAACATCTCGACCTATGAGCGCACTTCCCCGGCGAACTGGCAGAAGTGGCAGCTCGCCATCGCCTGA
- a CDS encoding ABC transporter ATP-binding protein, with the protein MTRELLPVADGRRIRAVLGELLGREKGRAAAAFTTLVAATAIGLLTAPLLGRVVDLVATHRPATDLVTPIVGLVLVAVAQAVATAIGVSLVARLGETILAELRERFVERALGLPLEQLERAGSGDLTARVTNDVSVVAEGVRQALPELGRSVLTVVLTLGALAVLDWRFLLAALLAVPIQLWTVRWYVPRAKPLYAAQREAVGTQQQQLLDTIGGAKTVREFRLADTHLSRVRERSDAAVSLALQGIRLVTRFYARLNLAEFVGLSAVLALGFVLVGADAVTVGVATAAALYFHSLFGPITTALALVDDAQAAAASLARLIGVADLPAEASPARPSRPVDASVKTAGIGYSYVDGHPVLRDVDLGVAPGERVALVGASGAGKTTLAKLIAGIHRPDTGSVTLGGVPLEELGPEATRRTVGLISQEVHVFAGTLADDLRLARPSATDAELRAALAKVGALTWVSSLPDGLATVVGEGGHQLTVTQAQQLALVRLVLADPPIAILDEATAEAGSAGSKVLESAAAAALEGRTALVVAHRLTQAAASDRIVVLDEGAVVESGTHDDLVAAGGRYANLWEAWSGQRA; encoded by the coding sequence ATGACCCGCGAACTCCTGCCCGTGGCCGACGGGCGGCGGATCCGCGCCGTCCTCGGCGAGCTCCTCGGCCGGGAGAAGGGGCGCGCGGCCGCCGCGTTCACGACGCTCGTCGCGGCCACCGCGATCGGGCTGCTCACCGCGCCGCTGCTCGGCCGGGTCGTCGACCTGGTCGCCACGCACCGCCCGGCCACCGACCTCGTCACGCCGATCGTGGGCCTGGTGCTCGTCGCGGTGGCGCAGGCGGTGGCGACCGCGATCGGCGTGTCGCTGGTGGCGCGGCTGGGTGAGACGATCCTGGCCGAGCTGCGTGAACGCTTCGTCGAGCGCGCCCTCGGCCTGCCGCTGGAACAGCTCGAGCGCGCCGGGTCCGGCGATCTGACCGCCCGCGTGACGAACGACGTCTCGGTGGTCGCCGAAGGTGTCCGGCAGGCGCTGCCCGAGCTGGGGCGGTCGGTGCTGACGGTCGTGCTGACCCTGGGGGCGCTGGCCGTGCTGGACTGGCGGTTCCTGCTGGCGGCACTGCTGGCCGTGCCGATCCAGCTGTGGACCGTGCGCTGGTACGTGCCGCGCGCGAAGCCGTTGTACGCCGCGCAGCGCGAGGCGGTCGGGACGCAACAGCAGCAGCTGCTGGACACGATCGGCGGCGCGAAGACCGTCCGGGAGTTCCGGCTGGCGGACACCCACCTTTCGCGGGTGCGCGAGCGGTCCGATGCCGCCGTCTCGCTGGCGCTGCAGGGGATCCGCCTGGTGACGCGGTTCTACGCGCGGCTCAACCTGGCGGAGTTCGTCGGGCTGTCCGCGGTGCTGGCACTGGGGTTCGTGCTGGTCGGCGCGGACGCGGTCACGGTCGGCGTCGCGACGGCCGCCGCCCTGTACTTCCACAGCCTGTTCGGGCCGATCACGACGGCACTGGCGCTGGTCGACGACGCGCAGGCGGCCGCGGCCAGCCTCGCGCGGCTGATCGGCGTCGCCGACCTGCCGGCCGAGGCGTCGCCCGCGCGGCCGTCGCGGCCGGTGGACGCGTCGGTGAAGACGGCGGGGATCGGGTACTCCTATGTGGACGGTCACCCGGTGCTGCGCGACGTCGACCTGGGTGTCGCACCCGGCGAACGGGTGGCGCTGGTGGGCGCGAGCGGGGCCGGGAAGACGACGCTGGCCAAGCTGATCGCCGGCATCCACCGCCCGGACACGGGATCGGTGACGCTGGGCGGCGTGCCGCTGGAGGAACTGGGACCGGAGGCGACGCGGCGGACGGTGGGGCTGATCAGCCAGGAGGTCCACGTCTTCGCGGGCACGCTGGCCGACGACCTGCGGCTGGCCCGCCCGTCGGCCACCGACGCCGAACTGCGGGCGGCGCTCGCGAAGGTCGGGGCGCTGACGTGGGTTTCTTCGCTGCCGGACGGGCTGGCGACGGTGGTCGGCGAAGGCGGTCACCAGCTGACGGTGACGCAGGCGCAGCAGCTGGCCCTGGTCCGGCTGGTGCTGGCGGACCCGCCGATCGCGATCCTCGACGAGGCCACGGCGGAGGCGGGCAGCGCGGGCTCGAAGGTCCTGGAATCGGCGGCCGCGGCGGCCCTGGAGGGCCGGACGGCACTGGTGGTCGCCCACCGCCTCACCCAGGCGGCGGCGTCGGACCGGATCGTGGTCCTCGACGAGGGCGCGGTCGTGGAGTCCGGAACCCACGACGACCTGGTCGCCGCGGGTGGCCGGTACGCGAACCTGTGGGAGGCGTGGTCCGGCCAGCGCGCCTGA
- the panD gene encoding aspartate 1-decarboxylase: MQRTLMNAKIHRATVTQADLHYVGSLTIDADLMAAADIVEGEKVQVVDITNGARLETYAITGEPGSGVIGVNGAAAHLVHPGDLVIIITYAQVEEAERAGHRPRVVHVDADNRQVHLGHDPAEPVPGAVGQLSGRGR, from the coding sequence GTGCAGCGCACCCTGATGAACGCCAAGATCCACCGCGCCACCGTCACCCAGGCCGACCTGCACTACGTCGGCTCGCTGACCATCGACGCCGACCTGATGGCCGCCGCGGACATCGTCGAAGGCGAGAAGGTCCAGGTCGTCGACATCACCAACGGCGCCCGGCTGGAGACCTACGCCATCACCGGCGAGCCGGGGTCCGGCGTGATCGGCGTCAACGGCGCGGCCGCGCACCTGGTGCACCCCGGCGACCTCGTCATCATCATCACCTACGCCCAGGTGGAGGAGGCCGAGCGCGCCGGGCACCGGCCGCGGGTGGTGCACGTCGACGCGGACAACCGGCAGGTCCACCTCGGACACGACCCGGCCGAGCCGGTGCCGGGTGCGGTCGGGCAGCTGTCCGGCCGTGGGCGCTGA
- a CDS encoding MbtH family protein produces MTNPFEDPAGTYLVLVNAENQHSLWPQSVDVPAGWTVAFGPSSRQECLDYVEANWTDMRPKSLADAMDA; encoded by the coding sequence ATGACCAACCCGTTCGAAGACCCGGCCGGGACGTACCTGGTGCTGGTCAACGCCGAGAACCAGCACAGCCTGTGGCCGCAGTCCGTCGACGTCCCGGCGGGCTGGACGGTCGCCTTCGGCCCGTCTTCCCGCCAGGAGTGCCTGGACTACGTGGAAGCGAACTGGACGGACATGCGCCCCAAGTCCCTGGCCGACGCCATGGACGCCTGA
- a CDS encoding ABC transporter substrate-binding protein, giving the protein MSVFPNAGLSRRGFLIGTGGLAAAAALTACGSGGDKPAAGSSGPWEFTDDRGQKAARDQRPTRVVAYASSAAALWDYGVRPVGVFGPQKTADGGKEIQAGNIDLNAVTSVGNAWDDFSMEKFAALKPDLVVTGLTGTKPTDMWVLTGDLGPKVQQVAPVVALSEYKVTLPKVIERYAQLAVALGGDANSDTMKKAKEDFDKASEELRAAAKEKAGLKVLVLYGDKDGLYIAKPDFFADLAYYRELGLDIVSGGGSEDYWEQLSWEQAGKYPADLILTDSRSYAMPRAQMTQFPTWNQLPAVKANQLGDWSAEPRFNHLLATPVIQKLTALVKGARTDITA; this is encoded by the coding sequence ATGTCCGTGTTCCCCAATGCCGGGCTCAGCCGGCGTGGCTTCCTGATCGGGACGGGTGGCCTCGCGGCCGCCGCGGCCCTCACCGCGTGCGGCAGCGGCGGCGACAAGCCGGCGGCGGGCTCTTCCGGCCCGTGGGAGTTCACCGACGACCGCGGCCAGAAGGCCGCGCGCGACCAGCGTCCGACGCGGGTGGTGGCCTACGCCAGCTCGGCCGCGGCGCTCTGGGACTACGGCGTCCGCCCGGTCGGCGTGTTCGGCCCGCAGAAGACCGCCGACGGCGGCAAGGAGATCCAGGCCGGCAACATCGACCTGAACGCCGTCACCTCGGTCGGCAACGCGTGGGACGACTTCAGCATGGAGAAGTTCGCCGCCCTCAAGCCGGACCTGGTCGTCACCGGACTCACCGGCACCAAGCCGACGGACATGTGGGTGCTCACCGGCGACCTCGGCCCCAAGGTGCAGCAGGTTGCGCCGGTGGTCGCGCTGTCGGAGTACAAGGTCACGCTGCCCAAGGTGATCGAGCGCTACGCGCAGCTGGCCGTCGCCCTGGGCGGCGACGCGAATTCGGACACCATGAAGAAGGCCAAGGAGGACTTCGACAAGGCGTCCGAGGAGCTGCGCGCGGCGGCCAAGGAGAAGGCCGGACTGAAGGTCCTGGTGCTCTACGGCGACAAGGACGGCCTGTACATCGCCAAGCCGGACTTCTTCGCCGACCTGGCGTACTACCGCGAGCTCGGCCTGGACATCGTCTCCGGCGGCGGCAGCGAGGACTACTGGGAGCAGCTGTCCTGGGAGCAGGCGGGCAAGTACCCGGCCGACCTGATCCTGACCGACTCGCGCTCGTACGCGATGCCGCGCGCCCAGATGACGCAGTTCCCGACCTGGAACCAGCTGCCCGCGGTGAAGGCGAACCAGCTCGGCGACTGGTCCGCCGAGCCGCGGTTCAACCACCTGCTCGCCACGCCGGTCATCCAGAAGCTGACCGCGCTGGTCAAGGGTGCCCGCACGGACATCACCGCCTGA